The genomic interval GTCATCACTCTTTCTGTAGGTCTCCGAAAATCATCATTCTCTACCTTGAAATCTGTTTTCTATGCTTTAGTAAAGACTTATTTTACccaatttttttctcaaaagaagataaaaaaaggaGCTGTAAATGAGCTAATCCAAATAATGAGAAAGAATGTAGATTAAGTGGCATTTTGTTGATATGATGTGATTTGAGGTACCATTGTGTCTCAACTCAACAAATTGGATTTGTCTCGTAAAATGGGTCATACCCCAAAGGAATAGGCCCAACCCTTATATTGTCTAATCCTATcttactcttattcaaattttgGAGTGAACCCTTGAATTCATCCTTGAGAAATTTAGGGTGGTCACTTTAATTCCCAAAAATATGAAATCCCTCATTGGTCCGTAAAACAAGGACCCATATGACCTACACTTTGTGCTTACCAAGGGACTAGATGGAATGGGATTTTTACACTCTTATGGACTGTTAAATGTAACTAATGTATGGGCCTTCGTAATATGATTTGTTGTATTTCTCAAGGACAAATTTAGGGGGTTACTCTCAAATTTATTTCTGATCAATGTCATACCTTGTCTCGGGTTTACTCTTGACAATTATTAATAGAACATGTcaaatttgattaaatttacGAACAGAAGTAGCTCTAATTCTGCTCTAACATATtgctttaaatatatattttttcgtATATCTGTAGGGTAAATGTCTAATGAAGGATCAAAAGCCGCCTTCGTATCTTCATTCTATGTTGGATTGGTTATGGGCCAGAATTATTGCCACAATATTATTTCCAGTTCATTTGCTGGCAACGAAACTGGTCTACAGTAAAATTCATTCAGCTATTGGAATTTCAAAGGTCTTTTATTCTTAAATATGctttgtaattaaatattttgtgtttattttaCTATGTCTCTTTTTGTGGAGTACCATATTGACTGATTGCTCTTGCAAAAAGTTTGGGGAAAATAAATCCAGTTTAGGAGTAAATGACCACTTACTTCGTTAAAGAAGTTTAAAGAGCTCTTAATGAGTAATTTCTTATGAATTTATCTAATTTTGTGTGGATAATTATTCTTAGATTGAAAATACTTTGTGAGGAAATCTGTTGTATTTTTATGGAAGTTTATTCATAGAAATTTTTCTGTCAATTCTTTACCTCTTACTATTTTACACCATGATCCTACTCGTGACTctataaattaacttttttaaatgAAGGGTATATTCCCAAGGACAATTTTTGCAGGACATATAAATGGAAGCAATGCAGTTACATTTACCTCTATATTAGGGATTGCCCCACAGTTTCATCCATTCCATCTTATAAATGGATTATGAGGCCCAAAGAATAAGTGGGCTTTTGTGAACCACTAGCCCATAAGGAGCAAGCCATGATGGGGAAGAGTATATGTGAGAAAGAAGAATAGGATGGCTAAGGTGGCATAACTTGTGGGAATAGAAATTAGAGGGGAGAGAAGAATATTTTTGTGGGAGAAAATCAACCATGGAGGGGGAATGGGGATCCTATTAGTATTCTATTTTGCCGTTGGTTAAGGGGGGTCTTTTTATTTTGTGGAGGAGAGCAACTTCTTGGGTTGTGCTAGAGGAGCCTAGCTCTGGGCAGTAGGATTTGTTATCCTTTTGTATTTACCTTTCACTGGAAAATAATCCAAATATCAGCgtttacttttttttgtgttcttttttcttatttttgagGTGTGGGTGTGTAACAATGGATCATTTTTCTACTCATGATAAGCAAAATCCTCTGGCACTCTGCAGGCTGGAATAAGTGGTGGTGGTAGCCTATCTTCTCACGTAGATAGATTTTTTGAGGTCTGATACTTCAAACATGTAACATTAAGGCAGggtttttctttttgaaatttttctcacattttttaaaataatatgcaGGCTATTGGTGTGACTGTGCAGAATGGATATGGTTTAACAGAAACTTCACCAGTTATTGCTGCCCGACAACTTAGTTGTAATGTAAGCAGTAGATTTATCAACTGCATTTCCCTTCTGTTACCAAAACTTGGTACTCTACTTATAATGAATGATTAAGCATGTCATTTTATATCTTAAATTTTTGAACTCCTACTGCTTTCTCTCTCTGTACCTCAGTACATAACTGTTTCTCTTGATGTCTCCCCTTTTTTGAAAAGTAAACTTGTCAATTGAGAACAATTTTTGGGTTTGTTAAAACAAAAAGGGTGAAATGAGGTGTTGGCATGCCTACTTAATCTGTAGTTATTttgtttgtaattatttttaatctttatatttatttttcttaagatACCATCATTATACTTTCTGTTAATAGCAAACACACTGAACATTTTGTTTTTGTCAACAGTCTATCTAGAGCCAGATATTCATAATAATTACACAATTTTCATTCATCTAATTAGTTTGTATTTTGTGTCTGCTAAGAGTTGTGCTTATATCTGAAAATGTTATCAATGCAATCTTTTGAAGGTTATTGGGTCTGTTGGGCATCCAATTAAGCATACAGAATTCAAAGTCATAGATTCTGAGACTGATGAGGTTCTCCCACCTGGTTCAAAGGGAATTTTGAAAGTCCGAGGTCCACAATTGATGAAGGGATACTACAAGGTAGTCTACTCTATCAAAATTCAAACATGTTGTCTTGGGTTCACATGTGTGTTTGTACATCTGTCAGACAGAAAGAGGGAGGGagggagggagagagagagagagcatGTTGACGAAAATATAACAATTGGTTGGGcatgtgtatatataaaaatatgcaTATCTTTATTACATTTCGGGCTTTCTTGTTTCTACCTCCTTTTATATTGGAGTTGTAGGATTTTAGATTTATTCGTTTGGAAATATTTGAATGTCTGCCAAACTTAAAGATTAAAGCAAGGACTTATCTTCAGATGAAGAATTCTATTTTTTCGTGAAATACATTTCCCGTGATGTACCAGTAACTTGTGTAAGGGTCAAGCAATCAAGAAGTGTTGCTTACTTAAAAGTTTACAATCATTTGCATGGAATGTGATCTTGTTGACTTGAGATATGCTGGATCAAATTATCTCACTCAGTTACATTTCTTATTCTTGGATCAGAATCCTTCAGCTACAAATCAGGTCTTAGACAGGGATGGCTGGCTGAATACCGGGGATATTGGTTGGATTGTTCCCCATCATTCAACTGGGCGGAGTCGAAATTCCAGCGGAGTAATTGTTGTGGATGGTCGTGCTAAAGACACTATTGTGCTTTCTACAGGTACAACAGAAGTTTATGTATGTTGATCTTTGGATCATATGAATAAATGTTTCCTCCTTTCCCGTGTGTTTGCATGTGTGTTATACACTTATGTATGCTTTCTATTAATTTTATGATTCGATCAATTATTAGATGTGATTAATGGACACTGTTACTCTGTTAGTAAACTTAAACTTGGCATTTGTAACTGAACAGAATCAAGGTGCACTTATTCTTAGTTGATGTGAGGCTTTAAGActtattttccattttttacTTAACTGCATCTTTGATTTTTCACACTGCATAAAAGGCTTGTTGGTCATCAGTTTTTTCCATACTAATCACATGTTTCAACAAGAGAAGGTGAAAATGTTGAACCCGGAGAGCTTGAAGAAGCTGCCATGAGGAGTAGCCTCATACATCAAATTGTTGTTATTGGACAGGTGAATTTAAATCTTGCTGTCTAAATTTTATGGCTCAAAACTTTACATATGAAATGAAATACATCTCCAGGTATTACAAAATGCAAGAATTTATGCTTCTTTGATGACTACTTTAACATATAGGATAAGCGACGTTTAGGGGCTGTCATTGTTCCCAACAATGAAGAAGTCCTTAAGGCAGCAAGGGAGTCATCAATTATAGATCCTAACAGTTCAGATGTCGTTCAGGAAAACGTGACCAGCCTAATATGTAAAGAATTAAGGACATGGTAAGATTGTGTCTCGTTTGTTGTAACGAATTACAAAGAAATTTTACGCTTTTAAATTGCAATGGCATATTATTGTTTATCTGTTTACAAGGACATTTTTAACTATAAAACAGTTATAATTTAGTTTAGGTTTATGAATCTTCACCACTTCGAATGACGAATCCTGGATACATGGGTGACATTTGGTCAAAGAGTTTCTCCTAGTTTTACCCCCTAAGTTAGGGTTGTTGCACCCTAAACTTATAATCTATATGCTGTCATACTTTTATACGACATAAGCTTCAAAACTTGTCTCATCATCCCTAAATTTTCGTTTATTTCCACACTTCATTTTTCAACTATAACTACATCATCTTTAAAGAGCATGTATTATGTAACTGGCTCTTGGATGTGGTCAATAAGTGCATCCAAGACTATGGTAAAGAGATAAGGACTGTAGTGGATTTTGGTGCACTTTCATGGGTACAGAAAAATCTGCTGTGGTTCCATCCTTTGTTCTCATCAACACTAGCTGTGATCTGTCACATACTTTTTTAATTGTTCAAATATGTGCAATATGAATTCCCTTTTTTCTCTGGCATGCGGAAATAGATGAGGAACAGATCAACAATTTTTGCTGCTGTACGAAAATTGATGCAGCTTTTTCTTTGTAGTTTTTTTACCAACGATGGCAAGGATTTTAGACTTCCCATAACTAGATTCCTTGAAAAGTCAAAATGGTTTACTTAGTTTTGTTCTTTCAGAACCAAAAGCAAGGGaaagaaatatataattgacttttaacaaagttgttttctttcttAAGTAGTTTAACTACAGATTTTCTGATATTTAGTGGGTTTAGTTTGGTCTGTCCAAtctgttttgtttgttttatttatttaatgatattttgttGTGGTGTGGTGCAAATGATTGTTAAGTCCCAACTTGGTTGGGGTTACAGTGATGTCTTTGTACACTTCTCTGAAAATAAAATGTAGTTTTCTTTCTTAAACTCCTGTGTCTTTATTGTCCCTTAAGTTATTTTGATACCCGTTCTCCTTTCTTTCCTGTCTTTGTGATGCAGGACATCAGAGTCTCCATTTCAAATTGGACCAGTCCTTGTCGTAAATGACCCCTTCACGGTTAGATTAAACTTTAAAGTCATATATCTATACTATTTACTTATCTGGATTAACGTTCCTCATTAATGTTTACTACCATGACAGATTGATAATGGCCTTATGACACCCACCATGAAAATTCGAAGGGATAAAGTTGTGGCTCAATACAGGGACCAAATAGAGAATCTATACAAGTAAAAATTTAGTTCTTAATGCCGACGTATGGGTTTTACTGTATATTGGAAGTAGGAAAATCCTTAAAAACCTTTTCCGTCTGGTGACAATTCTTTCACCTCTTACATAATGTAGAATACTGTTTCTTTCATTAAAAGTTAGTATGAGAATTcttttgttattatatattctCACAACACAAAAACGGATAATGCTACTCAATTGCATTTAAATTTAATGcattaaaatggttttaactgATGGGTGCCAACTCAAATAGCTGTCATGGCTTTCAAGTCTCCCAAATTCAACTTACACATCCGTAAGTAGCAGGTTACAGGCCAAGTGGCGTTGAAATAACAAGTAATAGAGAAAAATTATTGCTTAGGGCTAAAAAGCATTATCAGCATGCTTTGTTTAGCTCTGTGAAAATCGATAATAGTCAATCAGGAAGCATCAAACTTTAACTTCAGTGCTTTCCTTTGTTTTTGTGTTTGACCTGAAAATCTTCATACATGCAAGCTTAGACTTGCAAACAAATATACACTAAAAGTATGGAAATTTAAATCAGAGTTCTCAAATCACCAGAAGTCATGGCAAGAACAACTCCCATCCTTAAAATGGTGATATCTTTTGGCATCTCGGACATAAATTTCCCTATTTGTTATAGTGCTGATCAGTTTGAGAACAGTATGACAGTCTCCACAAACACGAAGATTTTTCACTATACGTATTATAGTCCCTGGAACAGCCTTTAGAAGCCCATAAGCCACAGCCAACCTCTCACTGTGCCAGAAAAGTTGTCTTTCCTTCTCTTGTTGATCCATATCATGTAAAACCGAGCTAGTATCAGGAGCGTAACCCCTTTTCCTCATCTCTGCATCTAACTCCCTAACTAAACCTATAATCTCATTCTTCATTGGGTGAGAAGTCTCTCCAGCATAAAACACATGGCTTTCCTTTCCCAAGTCGATGCAGCTATAACCTGGTTCCTTTTTTACTTCCATGACCATCATTAACTTTCTCACTTTAGAAACATTCTCCCACATACCAGCTCCGGCATATACGTTAGATAACAATATATAAGAAGAAGATTCTTCTGGTTTTAAATTTAACAGATGATCAGCAATCCTAACTGCCATCTGGGTGTTACCATGCTGCTTGCAAGCACTAAGCAAAGCAGCCCAAGTGGGTTCATCAGGGCTGACTGGCATAGTTCTAATGAGACTCTCAGCCTCATGAAGATGCCCTGATCGACTAAAAAGATCTAGCAAACAAGTATAGTGCTGAAGAGAGGGCTTAATTCCATAATCTTCAACCATAGACTTGAACAAAGCCCTGCCCTTGCTAACTAGGCCAGCATGGCTACATGCATGAATCAACCCAACAAAGGTCACCTCATTTGGCTTAACCCCAGCCAAAACCATGCCATCATACAGACCCAGAGCCTCCTCAGCCTGTCCATGTTGGGCACTGCCAACAATTATAGAAGTCCAAGAAACCACATCCTTTCTGCACATGTCCCAGAAGATATACTTTGCAGCAACAAGGTCACTGCATTTGGCATACATATCTACAAATGCATTGCTTATAAACAAGCAAGACTCATAGCCAAGGGCTATAACCAGACAGTGCATCTGTTTACCCAGCTCCCAGAGAGCTAAATTAGAACAAGCACCAACCACACTGGACAGAACCAACGGGTCTGTTACACTAACCCCATCATGCCGCATTTCAACAAACATGTGCAACGCCTCAAACCCATTCCCACTCTGGACCAACCCGGAAATCAAAGCAGTCCAAGCAAACAAGTTCCGATACGGCGTTTGACGAAACAGTTGAAAAGCCTCCAACTTTCGCCCACTTCGCGCATACCCAGATATCATGGCAGTCCAGGAAATCGAATTCAACGAAGAAATGGAGTCGAAAACGGCACGCCCGTAATCGGGCAACCCGAATTTCGCGTACATGTCGACCAAAGATGACTTGACAACGTCATCATCGGAGAATGGTGAGAGGAAGAAGCGAACATGCACTTGTTTCCCTTGTTTCACGTGAAGAGCACCCAAGTTAGAACAAGCTTTGACGAGGGAGGCGAAGACGAAGTGGTCGGGGTCGAAGCCGGCGGCGAGAAGGGAGCGTGAGATGGAGAGGGCACGGTGAGGGCGGTTGGCGAGGTTGCAGGCGGTGAGGAGGGAGGCCCATGCGACTGGGTTTCGGCGGGGCAATGCGTCGAACAGTTGGATTGCGTCTTCTACCAGACCACATTTGCCATATGCATGTAAAAGTGTGTTGGGGATGGGTTCATAATGGTTGAGACCAGCTTTTATGATTTGCGCATGAATCTTCTTGACCAGGCACGGGCTCTGCCTTGGCACGGAGCACAGTTGAGAATGGAGAAACTGAGCGACGGACATTCAAAACCTTCATAAATTTTGCAGTCGCCCTACAATAAATAGTTTATGAATGATTCATGGTGGAAGATCAATTCTGCACCAGTCATTACTTTTAGTTAAAATCAAACTGTGTAATACGAAGGTTAAATAATCTTTTTAGTTGCAGATTAAATAAATCACAACTTCATCAAACCTTTTCTTTCTCCGccatagtaaaaaaaaaatatttcaagaaAACACCAAGTACACtacatgaaaaataaatagtttaggTAATATAACGTGATAAAGGTCAGGTGTGTTTTAATCATATctatcaatttttctttcaattgaTGTGATTTTTTATGTGACGCAATTAGTTattgaaatatattatatatttttaaaaaaattaatgttattttcaattttataaaataatagcTTCTTAATTAATcgtttttcaattttaactcataattattattatttagattAAATCAACAATATTTTGATAACTcacaatattatttaattaattttaattttttcacgTCAATTAAATCTACTCCTTTGTATTTACTTTCCATTGtctttcttttcatttaaaGTATCTcactttttactttattttcatttattttttttactttatctttattctaaacaaaatataaaagattaaaaagagattttaactttaaaatatataagaattaaatatctatttaaaatttaaaagaacagtaagtataattttattaaaaatatcaaatatacaGCATGTTTATTTGAAATGACAGGTTTGTAAGTCTCGtctaatatatattaaagaaaataaatgcattCTTTTTGTTTGTAACTATGATGTCAAGAAAGAGAAATGAATCAGAGTGATTCTAAATAGTAAATATTAAAGTCAAATATGAGATCTTCTTgaaccaaaaaaaaaagatttaaaacatTCAATTCTTTAGGGACACTTGTCAACCTTTGGTACCTCTGGAAGtctttttattagaaaaatattgaTGGATGTGATATGCAGAAGAAAGAACAACTCAATCAAACCACGCATGTCTCCTTGATCtcataaaaaatactattttaattttctgtTCTATTATCGTTGGTACCACCATCAAACATCTCACATCCTATCATAACTTTTGTTCCattatcattttaatttctGATCGTTGATATCACTGTAAAACATCTCACATCCTAtcatcacttttcttctttatcaaTTTATTTCCAATAATAATAAGTTGATATCTTGAAAGACCCTCTTCACAAAAATTTCAGTCACAAAGAAGAGATAAGGATTGActatttatatctaaatttttataccatcactcttaagttataaaaaatcattttatctattatattatatataaaatataggaaaatgttattttcacaactataaattaaaatacattaGTTTATAACTGTTGTTTACTTAATTTGAtcaatacaattttataaattttttttcagtTATAATCTAAATACATTGATTGTAAATATATCAATATCATTACTCTAAAACTTAACTCAAACTAAAAAGGTAACTGATGTTTAACTGAAACTGATAAAATGATATACCATGTGCAAAACTACTTCAAGTTTTGTGGCTAAGCGATTAGTTCGACAAGTGTACGTTGTGATTGATTATGCATCCAACTTGGACGCGATTCATACCAATATACGAATCAAATACGTATAAAGACCACTTTGATGACTGTGTGCATCTCAGACACTAACGTAATAAAAAACAACATTGTCTGTGCAGTGTTGTGTTTCTGGCTCCTAACTGCAACCAATCACTCCTATTTATCTTCTTTGCACCACGTGAATATTCAATTcccctttctctttctctttccctTTCCCTTTATGTGATTATCTTCTCCAAAGGCTGAGATAAAGACCCCAACAAGAGAATCAGAGGGAGAGAAACAAAGATGAGTAACGGCCATGGATGCTGCAAAACAGGGCCAGGCTATGCTTCCCCACTGGAAGCCATGGCTGGTCCCAGAGAGTCTCTCATTTATGTCACCGCTGTTTACTCGGGTATCCTTCTTCCATTAACGTCCTCTGCAACTTCTGCTTTCATTCTTCActcattttttattcaatatgaAACCTTTCAGGAACGGGAATTGAGAAGCCTGACTATGTGGCCACAGTGGACGTAGATCCAAACTCTGCAACTTTTTCCAAAGTCATCCATAGACTTCCTGTTCCTTATTTGGGTGATGAACTGCATCACACTGGCTGGAATTCATGCAGCTCTTGCTTTGGAGATCCATCAGCACAGCGAAGATTTCTCATCGTACCTGCGCTTGTGTAAGACCCTAAACCGTTACTTCTACTGAACAATATCCCTACTGAAAAACATTCCTTATTGTACTTTATATGCATGCTGCATGCGTTATTGGCACATCTTTATGTATCATTCTCTAACAGAAATTCATGAAAGAAAGCATTATGGAAGTTGTGATTGTGTGATAAAAATTATGTCATAATAGGAGCCCTGTCTTTCTggtgttttttccttttcttttttgtcttcttctctttttccTAACATATATATGTTTGCCCACTTATTGAATTCGAAATATATCAACTTTATTCTAGTTACCCTTTTTGTTTCCTCCCTTTTTAAGTCTTCTTTTTGTCATGTTTCAGATCAGGTCGCGTATATGTGATTGATGTGAAAACAGATCCAAAGGCTCCATCTTTGCACAAAGTTGTTGAGCCTGCAGATATCATCCAGAAGACTGGATTGGCTTATCCACACACGTCTCACTGCCTTGCTTCTGGTGAAATTATGATCTCATGTCTTGGAGATAAGGATGGAAATGCTGAAGGCAATggatttcttcttcttgattcAGAGTTTAACGTGAAAGGAAGGTACTATTCTAGATATTTGACTGGGAAATGAGAGAAGAGAATGTTTTTTGGCGTGTCGAAAATTTCTTGAGTGTATCTAACATTATTCACCTCTGCATGTCTCTGACTCTGTTAGATACTCTAGTTTTAAAGGCCTATTTTTGGATTTAGGTAACAAGCATACAGATGAAATGGTGTCAATCTTACATTGAAATAAAGTTTAAGGTTGAGTAGACGAGTTTAGTGAATCTGTCTAGATAGAATTGTTTGATTACATAATGCTTGTGTATTAAACATTACGTGTGTCATGTCATTGGCTAGCAGCTATTCTGTTTGAAACTTATGTTGTATCCTGCTTCACATTGCTTAGGTGGGAGAAACCAGGGCACAGTCCACAATTTGGATATGACTTTTGGTACCAACCACGTCACAACACTATGATTAGCACATCATGGGGTGCTCCAAGAGCTTTCACCAAAGGTTTTAACTTGGAGCATCTCTCTGAGGGATTATACGGCCGGCATCTCCATGTATATGACTGGCCTGGGGGCGAACTGAGACAAACACTAGACCTTGGTGATTCAGGGCTTCTACCCTTAGAGGCAAGTTGTTGATTTGTGTATTTGAAGCCTGTTTACTACCTGTGTTATTTAACTATGACTGCACTTTCCTCTTGCTTTTAAGTTGTAATTGTGAGTCAATTTGCAAAATTGGCATATTTTATAGCTAATGTACCTTCAATGCAGATAAGGTTTTTGCATGATCCTGCTAAAGATACAGGTTTTGTTGGGAGTGCATTGACAAGTAACATGATACGATTCTTCAAGACCCAAGATGGATCATGGAGCCATGAGGTATATGAAAAGGATACTTAATATCTATTCTCTTCTGGTCAGTATATGTACTTAAACCAATATATCA from Phaseolus vulgaris cultivar G19833 chromosome 1, P. vulgaris v2.0, whole genome shotgun sequence carries:
- the LOC137815302 gene encoding probable acyl-activating enzyme 16, chloroplastic isoform X2, which codes for MSPPIPISSSYASTFSYSAILFPFVFARNNFTGIKLHPTVFCQFEPKTEKPLTRRCSPFLESSLLSGSDVVASDEWKAVPDIWRSSAEKYGDKIALVDPYHDPPSTMTYKELEDAILDFAEGLRVIGVRPYEKLALFADNSCRWLVADQGKHYMYEAIKSDDIATLVYTSGTTGNPKGVMLTHQNLLHQIKNLGDIVPAEVGDRFLSMLPSWHAYERASEYFIFSCGVEQVYTTVRKLKDDLRRYQPHYLISVPLVYETLYSGIQKQISTSSLVRKLVALTFIRASLRYMECRRIYEGKCLMKDQKPPSYLHSMLDWLWARIIATILFPVHLLATKLVYSKIHSAIGISKAGISGGGSLSSHVDRFFEAIGVTVQNGYGLTETSPVIAARQLSCNVIGSVGHPIKHTEFKVIDSETDEVLPPGSKGILKVRGPQLMKGYYKNPSATNQVLDRDGWLNTGDIGWIVPHHSTGRSRNSSGVIVVDGRAKDTIVLSTGENVEPGELEEAAMRSSLIHQIVVIGQDKRRLGAVIVPNNEEVLKAARESSIIDPNSSDVVQENVTSLICKELRTWTSESPFQIGPVLVVNDPFTIDNGLMTPTMKIRRDKVVAQYRDQIENLYK
- the LOC137815302 gene encoding probable acyl-activating enzyme 16, chloroplastic isoform X3, with protein sequence MMACGAINVVRGSRSSIEELLQIYNHSESVALAVDNPEMFNRIAKLFYSKTSMRFIILLWGEKSGLVSEGEKGVPVYTFMEVVHLGQESRRVLFDSLDNRKHYMYEAIKSDDIATLVYTSGTTGNPKGVMLTHQNLLHQIKNLGDIVPAEVGDRFLSMLPSWHAYERASEYFIFSCGVEQVYTTVRKLKDDLRRYQPHYLISVPLVYETLYSGIQKQISTSSLVRKLVALTFIRASLRYMECRRIYEGKCLMKDQKPPSYLHSMLDWLWARIIATILFPVHLLATKLVYSKIHSAIGISKAGISGGGSLSSHVDRFFEAIGVTVQNGYGLTETSPVIAARQLSCNVIGSVGHPIKHTEFKVIDSETDEVLPPGSKGILKVRGPQLMKGYYKNPSATNQVLDRDGWLNTGDIGWIVPHHSTGRSRNSSGVIVVDGRAKDTIVLSTGENVEPGELEEAAMRSSLIHQIVVIGQDKRRLGAVIVPNNEEVLKAARESSIIDPNSSDVVQENVTSLICKELRTWTSESPFQIGPVLVVNDPFTIDNGLMTPTMKIRRDKVVAQYRDQIENLYK
- the LOC137815303 gene encoding pentatricopeptide repeat-containing protein At4g14050, mitochondrial: MSVAQFLHSQLCSVPRQSPCLVKKIHAQIIKAGLNHYEPIPNTLLHAYGKCGLVEDAIQLFDALPRRNPVAWASLLTACNLANRPHRALSISRSLLAAGFDPDHFVFASLVKACSNLGALHVKQGKQVHVRFFLSPFSDDDVVKSSLVDMYAKFGLPDYGRAVFDSISSLNSISWTAMISGYARSGRKLEAFQLFRQTPYRNLFAWTALISGLVQSGNGFEALHMFVEMRHDGVSVTDPLVLSSVVGACSNLALWELGKQMHCLVIALGYESCLFISNAFVDMYAKCSDLVAAKYIFWDMCRKDVVSWTSIIVGSAQHGQAEEALGLYDGMVLAGVKPNEVTFVGLIHACSHAGLVSKGRALFKSMVEDYGIKPSLQHYTCLLDLFSRSGHLHEAESLIRTMPVSPDEPTWAALLSACKQHGNTQMAVRIADHLLNLKPEESSSYILLSNVYAGAGMWENVSKVRKLMMVMEVKKEPGYSCIDLGKESHVFYAGETSHPMKNEIIGLVRELDAEMRKRGYAPDTSSVLHDMDQQEKERQLFWHSERLAVAYGLLKAVPGTIIRIVKNLRVCGDCHTVLKLISTITNREIYVRDAKRYHHFKDGSCSCHDFW
- the LOC137815304 gene encoding selenium-binding protein 2-like, with translation MSNGHGCCKTGPGYASPLEAMAGPRESLIYVTAVYSGTGIEKPDYVATVDVDPNSATFSKVIHRLPVPYLGDELHHTGWNSCSSCFGDPSAQRRFLIVPALVSGRVYVIDVKTDPKAPSLHKVVEPADIIQKTGLAYPHTSHCLASGEIMISCLGDKDGNAEGNGFLLLDSEFNVKGRWEKPGHSPQFGYDFWYQPRHNTMISTSWGAPRAFTKGFNLEHLSEGLYGRHLHVYDWPGGELRQTLDLGDSGLLPLEIRFLHDPAKDTGFVGSALTSNMIRFFKTQDGSWSHEVSISVKPLKVQNWILPEMPGLITDFLISLDDRFLYFVNWLHGDIRQYNIEDIKNPKLTGQVWVGGLIQKGSPIIAVTDDGETWQAEVPEIQGKKLRAGPQMIQLSLDGKRLYATNSLFSTWDKQFYPDLVQQGSHIIQIDVDTQKGGLKINPNFFVDFGTEPHGPSLAHEMRYPGGDCTSDIWI